CCACAGCCTCCTTTCTGCGAACTACAGCATCATCTTGGGCAGTCGTTGAAATCGGCATCTGCGAACGGCGAAGCCAACCGTGGCGACCAACAGCAATGCCATCGACGACGCTTCAGGAACTGCCACGGTGTTGGAAACCACAAAAACAGCCCCGTTCAACTTGCTACTAACCAAGAGCTCTCTTAGGGGCGAAACCCCGAATCGAAAGTCGCTTCGTGTTACCGGGTTCGAGGGCGTGCATCCCAGGTAACTTGGGTCACCAAACAGTTCAGCAAACGTATTGAAATTTACCGTTGCGGTGCTTTCATCATCATCATGGTCAAAAGCCAACATGAACTGATTGTGATCGTCGAGCCAGGTGAGTTGATCGACGGCCTCGCCCGCTTCGAGTGAAGTTTTTTGCGTCAGCAAGTTTTCCAGCGAGACACTGTACAGTTGGCCGCCCGGTGCCACCGAATTGCCGGCAAAATTACCGTAAAAATACTCGCCATTGATGACCGGACCACCAGCGATGCTGATCAAATTGTTGTCCATTGGATCGTTGTGGCCGAGTTGCAGCGCTGGATAGATGAAGGTCTTTCCTTCGTCATTCCCCGTTAGCAACATTTGATTCACTCGCTAAAGTCTCAGGTGAACAGCGATGCGATCGGGGCGCCTCGGTCGGTGATTGGGACCGGACGATCACCGTCGTACAACGATTTGCCAGGATCGATGCCAAGGGCTGCGTGTATGGTCGCAAAGAAGTCTGGCACGGAAACGGGTGATTCGACGATGGATTGCGATAACTCGTCCGTGACGCCGTACGCGCCGACGTGATTCAATCCGCCACCAGCCAAAACACAAGTGAATGTTTTGCCTTGGTGTCCGCGCCCGCCACCGGAATCAAAACCAGCAGGACGACCAAATTCCGTCGTGACCACAATCAACGTGTCATCCAACATCGACTTGGATTGCAAGTCATCAATCAACGTAGCCATCGCGATGTCCAGCTCTGATATCAGTTGGTGCTGTTTTTGAATGCCGTCGTTATGGACATCCCATCCGGTTCCGTTGAGGAAATTTAGATTGTGCGAAACTTCGACAAATCGGACGCCTCGCTGGATCAGCCGCCGGGCCAGCAAACAGCGTTGCCCAAATTCGCCACCGAATTGATTCCGCAGGTCATCTGGTTCGCGATCGAGCTGGAAGACACGGTTGAATTCAGGACCAGAAAGCCGCAGAGATTGTTCCAAGGCGGAATCGTAATCGGCCATCTTTTCGTCGCCGGCAAAACGTTTGCTGGCGGACAAACGCGTCTGTGCAAGCAACTTTTCACGCGTCGATTGGCGATCAGCGTCGACGCCGTGGGGCAATGACAGTCCCGCGGGGCCACGCCGAGTGTCGGTCAAATACAAATAGCCAGACTGTGCACCCAAGAAACCGGGTCCGCGTGTGACGTTGGGATAACCGATCAGAACATACGGCGGAACGCCCTCGGCCGCCGCGTCCAACTGGTTGGCAATGACACTGCCCAGCGACGGGTATGTCACCGTACCGGTCACAATGCGACCGGTGTGCATCCGGTTAGTCGCCGCGGCGTGTTCGTCGATGACGTCATGATGCACGGTGCGCACGGCCGTGACGCGGTCCATTCGAGGTGCCAATTGCGACAGATGTTCGCAAACCGAGACGCCAGCAACCGCAGTGTCAATCGACTTATAGAGCGAACCGGGCTTCTTCGCCTTTGGGTCACCGACGCGTTTCGGGTCAAACGTATCGATCTGGCCCATGCCGCCACCGAGCCAAATGGAAATGACATGCTTGGCTTTGCCTCGTGGCATTACCGGTCCGGACGCATCGGTCGTTCGCGTCAATGACAAGCTTGTTGCGGCTGCCGCGGCGGCACCCATCCAATGTCGACGATTCAATTCGTTCATGGTAGCCACACAAATTCAGGAGAGTTCAATATCGACCAAACGACGTCTTCGTAAACAGTTCGCCAAGACGTTCGCAAACGTGGATCGGGGGCATCGCCGACGATCGCTCGTCGTTCCATTTCGATTTTGATCGTGTTAGCGGGGCCCGCCAAATGATTCGACCAAGAAACGTGTTCCAACCCTGGCAGACGCTCCGGTGCAACCACTTGATCACCAGGCACCAATCGGTCATCAAAGCCATCTTGCAGAACTTCAACCATAATATGCAATTCATTGTCTGTTGGTCGTCGTGACAAAAACCGAATGTACAACGATTCGACCAAAGCCCGCGATGAATCCGCATTGATGGCCAAGTTCGCCAAATCACTGTTCATCGACGCCGCAACCGTCCAAGAAGCGAACACGCTGTTTCCAATCGCGCCGGGTTGCAATACGTTGGTCGAATTGTCGCGAGAATCAATGGCGGATTGCCGGTTGCCAGTCCATCCAAACGCTTTCATCACATCCACCACCGCCGACGCTCGTGGCAGTGCCAAACTTGGTCGGTCGCGTTCATTGGACAGCGTCGTAAATTGCCACGCCCGGGATGGACTGCCGAACTGCAACATCGTTTTGGCTGGACGGCGTGCTTCGGGATCGAACGACAACTCTTCGACATCCAAGGGGCGGCCCGATGCAGCCACCATCGAATCGACCAACTGTTCGGCGGATAACCGCCGACGATCGGGTGCGGCAAACCAACGTTCGTCGGCACGGGCATCCAAATTTGAACCTCCAGCCTGCCGTTGGTACACGTCGGACTTCATGATCGTCGCCGCTAAAAGACGCAAGTCATATCCGTGACGGATGAAGTCATGCGACAACCACCGTAACAATTCAGGATGGCTAGGCTTGGCCGATTCCCAATCGCCAACCGGTTCGACAAAGCCGGTTCCGATAAGACGTTTCCAAACCCGATTGACGATCACGGCGGCAAAGCGAGAGTTCGCGGGCGAAGTGATCGCGGCTGCGAAACGTTCGCGTGAATCCGCTGATTTTGATGACCATCGGTCGATTTCCTTTGGTGAAACAAGTTCAGCAAACGGCCATTCAGGTTGGACAGGGACGCCCGGTTGCAAAGTGACCTCGATCAACGAATCACGACCGCCGTGGTCTTCAAAGAACGCTGCCGGAACAGTGCTGCTGGCGGGCACTTTGACGTCTTTGCGTGCCAGCATCGCGGCCAAAGAAAAAAGGTCGTGCTGCGTTGTTTCGTGATAAGGCGAATCGTGGCATCGGGCACATTGTAAGTTGATTCCCAGGAACGCCGATGCGGCAACGATGCTGCGGGTTGCTTCAGGCGCATCGTTGTCGGCAGCCATACCAAAACCGGCGCTGCCGCCCTGATACAAACTACCGCGCAGCATCAACAACTCGGTCACCATTCGGTCGACCGGTTGGTTGTCGATCAAGGCTTCATACAAAAAGTAACGAAACGGTCCGGTATTATTTAGCGACGGTTTCAACAGGTTCGGGTTTTCGGCCAAAATGTCTTGCCAAAAGCTGACCCAATGATCGGCAACTTCTGTTCGCGTTAGTAATTGGTCGATCAAATCCGCTCGCTTGGACACGGATCCGCTGCTCATAAAAGCAAAGTACTCATCTCGCGTGGGCGGCAAACCAACCGTGTCCAAATAAGCTCGTCGCAAAAAAGTTTCATCGTCGACCAGATCCGCAATCACGATTTCATCAGCCGATTTCGATCGCCCCCAGGTTGCTCCCGATGCGATCCACTCATCCAACGTTTCGATATTTTCGGACGACATCGGTTCCGACGGCGGCATCCGTTCGGACTCGTCCGGCGATCGGATTCGACGCATCAGTTCACTGCCGTGCGGGTCGCCGGCACGCACGATCAATTCACCTGAATCGCCGCCGGCTGCAACATCCGCTGCGGAACTCAAACGCAGCCCCCCCTCGTCGTCTTCGTCATGGCAACGAAAGCAATTTTGTTTCAAGATCGGCAATACGTTCGTCGTGAAATGATCGGCTGCGGAATAATCCGGTTCACCAATTGAATTGTTGCTGGTTGCAGTGGATCGATGTTTTTCGATTTTCGCCAAAATGAACTTATCGACGACGGACGAGGAAGCATCGGAAGATGGAATATCGATAGGATCGAGCGTTTGCAAGTGTTCGCGAGCGAGGAAATGTCGCTGATCCCAA
The DNA window shown above is from Rubripirellula reticaptiva and carries:
- a CDS encoding DUF1501 domain-containing protein, with translation MNELNRRHWMGAAAAAATSLSLTRTTDASGPVMPRGKAKHVISIWLGGGMGQIDTFDPKRVGDPKAKKPGSLYKSIDTAVAGVSVCEHLSQLAPRMDRVTAVRTVHHDVIDEHAAATNRMHTGRIVTGTVTYPSLGSVIANQLDAAAEGVPPYVLIGYPNVTRGPGFLGAQSGYLYLTDTRRGPAGLSLPHGVDADRQSTREKLLAQTRLSASKRFAGDEKMADYDSALEQSLRLSGPEFNRVFQLDREPDDLRNQFGGEFGQRCLLARRLIQRGVRFVEVSHNLNFLNGTGWDVHNDGIQKQHQLISELDIAMATLIDDLQSKSMLDDTLIVVTTEFGRPAGFDSGGGRGHQGKTFTCVLAGGGLNHVGAYGVTDELSQSIVESPVSVPDFFATIHAALGIDPGKSLYDGDRPVPITDRGAPIASLFT
- a CDS encoding PEP-CTERM sorting domain-containing protein; this translates as MLLTGNDEGKTFIYPALQLGHNDPMDNNLISIAGGPVINGEYFYGNFAGNSVAPGGQLYSVSLENLLTQKTSLEAGEAVDQLTWLDDHNQFMLAFDHDDDESTATVNFNTFAELFGDPSYLGCTPSNPVTRSDFRFGVSPLRELLVSSKLNGAVFVVSNTVAVPEASSMALLLVATVGFAVRRCRFQRLPKMML
- a CDS encoding DUF1553 domain-containing protein; the protein is MSSNTIKRLIVAASLAFGLAFASVDHLRADESGADISQPDVSHPNLVADWDFEAKPDVGVIVGKVQRDRIGPRPPRYPDTAADNLAFEFGGQGARIVVPDLGESSRWDFANGDVISIEAILKVDDIAEGENSYIVGKGRTFDKGFERDNQNWALRICKRNGQVRVGFLFATPKDGSNSVWHRWISHDGWQSSSSAWHHIAVSYRFGKPDSMRAWIDGRSTDGQWDMGGPTQTAPVVDDAAVWIGSSMAGQNSSSLRGQLDRLIIYRRALTDSEMALRWNPLPPPPPSPPTMTIPAGQVTWWFDDQVPSHTAWQDADWQAKRIDRGTWLNIDAPMLLNRLPHAYDDHGVRDAYRDAVWLRLGADVDLPAGTHRFVVRSRGLSRLWIDDQRFDTTGPLSSRTDGHNPVEPLPERPAAKMRRVAYGVEEKIVEHTIKTDGIQRVILETLIGGKSLRAEPGETVVAVQLNSTGPFLLLRPAPASLVEMPMTDGNVTKQLKYVEKYVADFETDSRHQLAASQNAYWDQRHFLAREHLQTLDPIDIPSSDASSSVVDKFILAKIEKHRSTATSNNSIGEPDYSAADHFTTNVLPILKQNCFRCHDEDDEGGLRLSSAADVAAGGDSGELIVRAGDPHGSELMRRIRSPDESERMPPSEPMSSENIETLDEWIASGATWGRSKSADEIVIADLVDDETFLRRAYLDTVGLPPTRDEYFAFMSSGSVSKRADLIDQLLTRTEVADHWVSFWQDILAENPNLLKPSLNNTGPFRYFLYEALIDNQPVDRMVTELLMLRGSLYQGGSAGFGMAADNDAPEATRSIVAASAFLGINLQCARCHDSPYHETTQHDLFSLAAMLARKDVKVPASSTVPAAFFEDHGGRDSLIEVTLQPGVPVQPEWPFAELVSPKEIDRWSSKSADSRERFAAAITSPANSRFAAVIVNRVWKRLIGTGFVEPVGDWESAKPSHPELLRWLSHDFIRHGYDLRLLAATIMKSDVYQRQAGGSNLDARADERWFAAPDRRRLSAEQLVDSMVAASGRPLDVEELSFDPEARRPAKTMLQFGSPSRAWQFTTLSNERDRPSLALPRASAVVDVMKAFGWTGNRQSAIDSRDNSTNVLQPGAIGNSVFASWTVAASMNSDLANLAINADSSRALVESLYIRFLSRRPTDNELHIMVEVLQDGFDDRLVPGDQVVAPERLPGLEHVSWSNHLAGPANTIKIEMERRAIVGDAPDPRLRTSWRTVYEDVVWSILNSPEFVWLP